A stretch of DNA from Lotus japonicus ecotype B-129 chromosome 4, LjGifu_v1.2:
agctagctAAAAAACCTTGCCAAACATAGCTTTCTCCAATCGTTACCCGGCTTTCTTAAAAACAAATCATCCTCCTCTTCACCCTTCACTTTACttgatctctttctctttgGTGGAACCACAGGCTTATCATCCTCATGGCCAGcactttcatcttcatctttctcCTTCCCAGTCTTCTTTGATTCAAAATCACTAGACATTTTCTTCAGCTTCTTAGCATTGCCTTGAAACCGCTTTCTTTTTCCCAAATCCTCCTAAAACATGACATTTTAGGTGTAAGAGTTCCTCAAATGcttaaaacataacaaaatgGAAATATATATACATGGCACTCGCAGTATATTGACGATACAATAATGCATCAGCACAACTAAATATGATGTTAAACATGAAATATAACTAAGCTTCTTGGATGTCCAAAATCCATTTACACTTTAAAGTGTGCTATCTACTAATAATTACAAAAATTCTGACGAACTAAGATCTAAACTCTCCTCTCTTGTTCTCTCTCTTTTACATTGGTACTAAGTAATGTTGATGCACATAATTCTAAAAAGATCTAAGTATgagtaatgaaaataaaaagggaaaaggaCATGGAACATGGCACAGAGTAGAAGCCAAGCCCCATCACGATAGGAATGAAAACGTTGTAACATCATCAAGAAAAGAAGTTTCAAACAGGTTCTGTAACTTTATCATACAAAATACAGTAAAACCTTCCATGATTGGCATTCACGGTTTGCTTGAGATGCAAAACCAAAAACTTTTCCATCATCATGCTTAGCCTTATgtaattaaaagtaaaataagaaatagaaaacagaacatGTTTAGTCCAAAAAGATTTTTGTTTCAATTTAATTTATGACAGTTGAGAAAATTCTATTTGTGTAAGAGTAACACTCacaatataaaagaaaattgtAGTAATGACCAAAACATTACAGAGCTACTGCTAAACAACATTGGTTCAACCAAATAGCTTTAAAAGAACAAACTGACAGACACTATTATCATTAGTCCTTTTAAACTATTCCATTAAGCATAATAAAGAAAATCATGAACAATGGATGTTGAGATTGCTAACCTTCACCGGCGTGCCTGCTCCATCAAGAGGATTGAGCACCTGCCCAACAAAGAGGATTGTTCCGGTGATATCTTCTCGGACCAAGAAGAGGAAAGGGTGGTCCGCTACAAAATCTATATGAGGACAAAGTCCTGCTCCTCCCAAAACCATACGAGCAGCGGTGGCCGCTACAGCTACAGTTTCCTCTTCATTTACCTCAATGGAAGCTTTGTGAAATATGCTTCCCACCGAAGGAGAGTTCACCTCCACCATTTTGGTAAAACCTGCCCGTTGAGAAAAAGGCAAAACCACTCCCAACTCTTTCAGCACCTGAGAAGCTTCAAATTCAAAAGAAATCTTAAATTTTGGAATCTTTAGTCTACGTGCTTGCACTTTTCGCtcatcaagaagaagaaggttgtgTTTCAAGAATCCAGGTTGTGAAGCCAACTTGTCAATTAATGCAGGCAATCCATCTTTTTCATTTGGAAGAAAAATGTACATAGAGATTTGGCGTTTGTCATCTCTACCTTGTTCATAGAAAAGACGGAGGACTTTGAAAccaccaaaagtgctaataaacCTAATCTGTTTGTTTCCGTTGCTTCTCATGTAGGGAACCTTAACTGAGGTACCATTAAGGAGGTGAAAATCATCTTCGCGTGTTATTGAAACATCAAATTTGTGTTTCCACACACCTTTGAAGTGCAGTGCATTTGCAAAGATAAGCCCGGTTGTTTTGTCCACTGCACCGGGAGGAAGAAGGTTTTTTATAAGGCCTTTAGTCTCTTTTTCAACCCACGAATTCACTTCACGGCACACTTGATCACCCTTGCGAAAATCCGTTGAAGCCAGAGCGGCCTTGTAATGAGTTGCCACAAGTTGTTTGAAAGAATGGGAAAGGGAAACCGATTTATCAACCCACGTTCCATTGGCAAAAGACAGATGACTGTCGTCGGAGAAGACAGCGGAGACGACCTGAGAGAAGAAGGTTGTGAGATGGTCGACGGAGTCAAATCGGAGGAAGGAAAGAAGTTGGTCGAGTGTGCGACCTGCTGAACCAGAGGCTATGATGCTAAGAACAGCAAGTAGAGACAAGGGTGAAAAGACCATGTTCTTGTCATGTTTTGCGAATAATTGTTTGGTGATGCTGAGAGCAACATCATCTGCTTGGTGCCTGAATGATTTTTCTTGGAGCTCCATTGTTCTGTTCGAGTCAGTCTTTATGGGAGGAAAAACCCTGTCAACCATGGCAGCAAACCGTGCATGCTTTGGTGGTACTTCATAACACCTATacctaattttaaaaattaaataaataaaattcaaattaggcttagttgcacttttggtccccatcTTTGCCCTTCCTGCAAAAATCGTCCCCCAACTatgaaattagcaaaaaaccgTTGGAAGTTTACACCCCACCGTTGTCTTCATGCGATAGTTGGGAGACAATTTTCACAGGAAGGACAAATTTGGGGgctaaaagtgcaattaagaaATTGTTAGATTGCATGTGGCTCTCATCTACCAAATTCATTCACCTACTACTTGTTTGAGTTTGGTTCCACCACCAACCAAGACTCCACCAACCAAGCCTCACCAACCAAGCCTCACCAACTAAGACTCCACCAACCAAGCCTCACCAACCAAGCCTCACCAACTAAGACTCCACCAACCAAGCCTCACCAACCAAGCCTCACCAACTTCTGTGATTCATGCCTATATATATGGGCAGCTTGGTACATGGAGATAAAAAACAAGTGAGCAACACACACAATTACACAAAGGCTTTGTATTCATTCATTAGACTAAGTATTAGTTGTGAGTGAGTACTTTTTGAGTGAGTCTTTAATTTGGTGAGAATTCTTTTGTTCCATTTGAGAGAGTTACTTTGTGTGAGAAAAATATTTCTCTTTGTCCTCATTTCTATAAGAGGATTTCTTGTACTCTCCCCAATTTCATAGTGGAACTTTGCTCTTTGCCCGTGGTTTTTTTACCTCTCACAttgagaggaatttttccacgtAAAATCTTGTGTGTCATTTTCTTGCCACTTTATTTTCACTTCTCTTTATTCTCAAATTATCTCGATCCTTTGCTTCCGCATTGCGCTGATACCCCAACAGAAACAAATCttattttaatcacttttacttttaaaacaaaatcaaatcttttttttttaaataacataataaaatctaattacttttcttttttggtacagtatcttttagtttattttttatcataagaatgattaatttgtaatttttaaaaagtttattttgAAGAAAACGTCATTAAAaagaatatatattttgaagGGTACTAAAAAAATTGCCTTAAATTAAGATGATATTTTGGTTTGTTTGAAGATTTAGTTTTCCTTTAAAGATATTgctttcaaattaaaattaaagggtGATCGAGTACTACTGGATGTTTATACCAAAtaaaattactttaaaaaaaatgatcatta
This window harbors:
- the LOC130713566 gene encoding serpin-ZX-like; the encoded protein is MVDRVFPPIKTDSNRTMELQEKSFRHQADDVALSITKQLFAKHDKNMVFSPLSLLAVLSIIASGSAGRTLDQLLSFLRFDSVDHLTTFFSQVVSAVFSDDSHLSFANGTWVDKSVSLSHSFKQLVATHYKAALASTDFRKGDQVCREVNSWVEKETKGLIKNLLPPGAVDKTTGLIFANALHFKGVWKHKFDVSITREDDFHLLNGTSVKVPYMRSNGNKQIRFISTFGGFKVLRLFYEQGRDDKRQISMYIFLPNEKDGLPALIDKLASQPGFLKHNLLLLDERKVQARRLKIPKFKISFEFEASQVLKELGVVLPFSQRAGFTKMVEVNSPSVGSIFHKASIEVNEEETVAVAATAARMVLGGAGLCPHIDFVADHPFLFLVREDITGTILFVGQVLNPLDGAGTPVKEDLGKRKRFQGNAKKLKKMSSDFESKKTGKEKDEDESAGHEDDKPVVPPKRKRSSKVKGEEEDDLFLRKPGNDWRKLCLARFFS